From a single Lolium rigidum isolate FL_2022 chromosome 7, APGP_CSIRO_Lrig_0.1, whole genome shotgun sequence genomic region:
- the LOC124679146 gene encoding peroxidase 2-like, which translates to MSSALRVALISSCFLLSSSAPYAGLRLGFYMRSCPQAENIIREAVRSATSKNPGIGAGLIRLHFHDCFVQGCDASVLLDPTPANPQPEKLSPPNFPSLRGFEVIDLAKEALEKVCPGRVSCADIVAFAARDAAFFLSRARINFQMPAGRLDGRVSLSSEALQFLPPPFFNLTQLVANFKAKNLDEDDLVVLSGAHSIGVSHCSSFTGFLAPNPPAMEPAFAAQLQRKCNVSNDPTVMQDIATPDQLDSRYYTNILKRNVLFASDAALMSSQRTSIKVLENAFIPSRWEMKFARAMVKMAAIELKTAANGEIRRMCRVINN; encoded by the exons atgagttcggctttgagggttgccttgatctcgtcatgtttccttttgagctcctcgg CTCCATATGCTGGACTAAGGCTCGGCTTCTACATGCGCTCTTGCCCACAAGCAGAAAACATCATCAGGGAGGCTGTTAGAAGTGCCACGTCCAAGAATCCCGGCATCGGTGCAGGGTTAATTCGATTGCACTTCCACGATTGCTTCGTCCAG GGTTGTGATGCCTCCGTCCTCCTTGACCCGACACCTGCTAACCCACAGCCGGAGAAACTCAGCCCTCCGAACTTCCCCAGCTTGCGCGGCTTCGAAGTGATCGACTTAGCGAAGGAGGCACTTGAGAAGGTCTGCCCCGGTAGGGTCTCATGTGCCGACATTGTCGCCTTTGCTGCTCGAGATGCAGCCTTCTTCCTCAGTCGCGCAAGGATCAATTTCCAGATGCCGGCTGGACGCCTCGATGGTCGTGTGTCTCTCTCCAGCGAGGCACTTCAATTCCTCCCGCCACCATTCTTCAACCTCACGCAGCTCGTGGCCAACTTCAAGGCCAAGAACCTGGATGAGGACGACCTTGTGGTGCTCTCTGGCGCACACTCCATTGGAGTCTCCCACTGCTCGTCCTTCACTGGTTTTCTTGCCCCAAACCCTCCCGCCATGGAACCGGCCTTTGCTGCCCAGTTGCAGAGAAAGTGCAACGTATCCAACGACCCCACGGTGATGCAAGATATCGCGACACCAGACCAGCTGGACAGCCGGTACTACACGAATATTCTGAAGCGCAACGTGCTCTTCGCCTCTGATGCGGCGCTAATGTCGTCCCAGCGGACGTCAATAAAGGTGCTAGAGAATGCGTTTATACCCAGCAGGTGGGAGATGAAGTTTGCCAGGGCGATGGTGAAGATGGCCGCCATAGAGCTCAAGACTGCAGCCAATGGGGAGATCAGGAGGATGTGCAGGGTCATTAACAATTAG
- the LOC124679011 gene encoding peroxidase 2-like: protein MAKLAIFISCALLLASACQGLQVGYYKKTCPNAEALVRAQVKKAVRSDAGSGAGLIRMLFHDCFVEGCDASVLLDPTSANPQPEKLGAPNNPSLRGYEVVDAAKAAVERACPGVVSCADIIAFAARDASYLLSDARVSFHVPAGRLDGRRSVANDTLLFLPGPSSNLSTLVSGFTAKGLSTEDMVVLSGAHSIGRSHCSSFVQDRLASQSDIGAPLASILRRRCPASPTTGNDPTVVQDFVTPRKLDNQFYRNVLARRVLFTSDAALLSAPATGKMVRANARFPASWEKKFAKAMVKMAAIDIKGRGVGEVRKNCRIVN, encoded by the coding sequence ATGGCTAAGCTTGCCATTTTCATCTCGTGCGCCTTGCTCCTAGCCTCGGCGTGCCAAGGCCTCCAGGTGGGTTACTACAAGAAGACGTGCCCCAATGCAGAGGCCCTCGTGCGCGCCCAGGTGAAGAAGGCCGTCCGCTCCGACGCCGGCTCCGGCGCCGGCCTCATCCGCATGCTCTTCCATGACTGCTTCGTCGAGGGCTGCGACGCGTCTGTCCTGCTCGACCCGACGTCGGCGAACCCGCAGCCGGAGAAGCTCGGCGCGCCTAACAACCCGAGCCTGCGAGGCTACGAGGTGGTCGACGCGGCCAAGGCCGCCGTCGAGCGCGCCTGCCCGGGCGTCGTGTCCTGCGCCGACATCATCGCCTTCGCCGCCCGCGACGCGTCCTACCTCCTCAGCGACGCCAGGGTCAGCTTCCACGTCCCCGCGGGCCGGCTCGACGGACGCAGATCCGTCGCCAACGACACGCTCCTGTTCCTGCCCGGCCCGTCCTCCAACCTGTCCACCCTCGTCTCCGGCTTCACCGCCAAGGGCCTCTCCACCGAGGACATGGTCGTGCTCTCCGGCGCGCACTCCATCGGCCGTTCCCACTGCTCCTCCTTCGTGCAGGACCGCCTCGCCTCCCAGTCCGACATCGGCGCGCCGCTCGCCAGCATCCTGCGCCGGCGGTGCCCAGCTAGCCCGACCACGGGCAACGACCCGACGGTGGTGCAGGACTTCGTGACGCCCAGGAAGCTGGACAACCAGTTCTACAGAAACGTGCTAGCGCGCAGGGTGCTGTTCACGTCGGACGCCGCGCTGCTGAGTGCACCGGCCACTGGGAAGATGGTGCGCGCCAATGCCAGGTTCCCGGCGTCGTGGGAGAAGAAGTTCGCTAAAGCGATGGTTAAGATGGCCGCCATTGATATCAAGGGCCGCGGCGTCGGAGAGGTCAGGAAGAACTGTCGCATCGTCAACTAG